One Caretta caretta isolate rCarCar2 chromosome 6, rCarCar1.hap1, whole genome shotgun sequence genomic region harbors:
- the ZFP36L1 gene encoding mRNA decay activator protein ZFP36L1 encodes MSTALVSPTIFDLSEVLCKSNKMLNYSPSGVGGCLLDRKAVGTPAGGGFPRRHSVTLPNSKFHQNQLLSSLKGEPAPVLGPRESRFRDRSFSEGGERLLQQKQPGGQINSSRYKTELCRPFEENGACKYGDKCQFAHGIHELRSLTRHPKYKTELCRTFHTIGFCPYGPRCHFIHNAEERRAVAGGRDPTIADRPRLQHSFSFAGFPSAAANGLLDSPTSVTPPPMLSADDLLGSPTLPDCASNPFTFSSQELATLFAPSIGVQVSSGGSPTAFLFRPMSESPNMFDSPPSPQDSLSDQEGYLSSSSSSHSGSDSPILDNSRRLPIFSRLSISDD; translated from the coding sequence AGTAACAAGATGTTGAACTACAGCCCTTCAGGTGTTGGAGGGTGTCTGTTGGATAGGAAGGCAGTGGGCACCCCAGCTGGCGGGGGTTTCCCCAGGAGGCACTCGGTCACCTTGCCCAACTCCAAGTTTCACCAGAACCAGCTCCTAAGCAGCCTCAAGGGGGAGCCGGCCCCTGTGCTGGGTCCCAGGGAAAGCCGTTTTCGGGACCGCTCCTTCTCCGAAGGTGGCGAGCGCCTGCTACAGCAGAAGCAGCCCGGGGGACAAATCAACTCGAGCCGCTACAAGACAGAGCTGTGCCGCCCCTTCGAGGAGAACGGTGCCTGCAAATACGGTGACAAGTGCCAGTTTGCCCACGGCATCCATGAGCTGCGGAGCCTAACCCGCCACCCCAAGTACAAGACGGAGCTGTGTCGCACTTTCCACACCATCGGCTTCTGCCCTTATGGGCCTCGTTGTCACTTCATCCACAATGCCGAGGAGCGCCGTGCTGTGGCTGGGGGCCGGGACCCCACCATCGCTGACAGACCCCGCCTCCAACACAGCTTCAGCTTTGCTGGCTTCCCCAGTGCCGCTGCCAATGGGCTGCTGGACAGCCCCACTTCAGTCACCCCACCACCCATGCTGAGCGCTGATGACCTTCTGGGCTCGCCCACCTTGCCAGATTGTGCCAGCAACCCCTTCACTTTCTCCAGCCAGGAGCTGGCCACTCTCTTTGCCCCCAGCATAGGGGTGCAGGTGTCCAGTGGGGGTTCACCCACTGCTTTCCTCTTCAGGCCCATGTCTGAGTCCCCCAACATGTTTGACTCACCCCCCAGTCCTCAGGACTCCCTCTCTGATCAGGAAGGCTATCtgagcagctccagcagcagccacagtgGCTCAGATTCACCCATCCTGGATAACTCGAGACGTCTTCCCATCTTCAGCAGACTCTCCATCTCTGATGACTAA